Within the Clostridium scatologenes genome, the region TCTTTTATTTTACCAATAAGACTTTTACTCATAATATCATTATATATTAATCCTTTTTCATTAATTTGCAATATACCACTTTTCATAATTTTTTCAATTCAGCTCCTTTTTTAAAAAATATTTTAATCTATGCATCTATAAAAAATAAAGTTATTCTCAACTTTATATTGATAATGCTCTTCTTTACAAAATTTATTATTCACATTGTACATAAGTACTAAATAATTATTTGTATCATATTTAATATAAGAGTTATCATATTGAACTATAGAACCCGTCCTAGAACTTAAATAATTCTTTACTTCATCATTTGTTAGAGTTGTAACATCCTTACATAATAATTCATCTAATTCAGTAAGCATATATTCTTTAATTTTTTGAGTAGGATCAACTTTTAATACACTCTTTTCCATATTCAAATTGTTTTGTCTTTTTAGAACTTCTAATTTAAAACAACTTAAAGCTATAAAAATACAAAAACTAACTATAAACATTACATATATTATGATGAACCCTTTTGATCTTCTTCTATTTTTAATGGAAAACATCTTTTATACACATTACCCTTCCTAGTTTCTATAGATACATATAGTACCTGCCTATCTTTTTCAACTTTAAAATCTTTAATATTCTTTAATATATTATTTGTTGTAGAATAATACTTTGAATAATAACTTATTATTATGTCAGAATCCCTGTTTGTCCTTATATAATTAAATCCTCTTCCATCATATCTTCTTATTACAATTACATTATTGTTTTCTGTCTTTACATATCCTTCATTATTTATTTCCTGATAAATTAAGTTAAAAGCCTCATTTATATAAAAAGATTCTCTACTAGAGTTTATTTCCTGTCTATAAACTTTCATATATTTACACATAACAATTGCTTGAACAGATGTTATGATGCCTATTATTGAAACCACTAGCATAAGCTCTATTAGTGTAAATCCTTTTTTTATGTATATTTTATTTTTTATATTTTCCCTTATAGAATTCACACTTCATAATCCTTTCCTTGTTAAGAATTTTGACATACAATTTTAAACTAATTTTATAAACCTTATCTCCATCTATATTCATTACAATATAAGGCTCGTTTTCTGGCTTACTTTTTGAAAACAATTTTTTGAAATTTTCTCCTTTAAAATTATCCAATTCCTCTGTATTTATTAAACAATAATATTTTCTTTGATCTTTTAAATTTTTTAGATCATTATAAGTAAAATTATAGATCATGTTATTTTTTATGTACTCCATACCTATCAAATATTTCTTCATACTTTTGTTATACTTTTCTAAAGTTAAAGCATCTAATTCTGTTCTTAAACATGTAATAAACAAAGTCGAAAATAAGGTAATAGCACATAATACTTCAATGAGAGTAAATCCTTTTTTCTTCTTTAAAATCGACATAAGTAGTTCCTACACTCACAGTTATGCGGTGATTATTCCTCCTATCTTTGAACCTAATAGTACAAGGATCTGTGATCTTACCTGCACTGTTTATCTCCATTTTTCTGCCTTTTTTCCCTATAGCTAAAATAAATTTATCAGGTAATTTCATTTTATGAATCTCTTCCAATCCACAATTTAAAGTTAATTCACTTCTATCTTCATCCAAATATATATATCCTCTAATATTATTATCTCTACAATATTCTCTTGAATTATTGATAAAATTCACCATTACATTTCCAAAAGTCTCACCTTCAATATCATTTTGCAATGTATTTAGACCTGTTAAATTTATAAAGCTATAACTTAATAATATTGAAATTATTGTAAGAACCAGCATTAATTCTATTAATGTAAATCCTTTTGATTTTACTTTATTTTTAGTCATAATTTCATAAACCTTTATTCATTTTTATTTTTGATAATTTAATTTACAACTTCCAACTAATTTTTAGGGAATATTTGTTTATCACCATATTTCACTATATATGTACTATCATTTGCATTTATTTCTACAGAATAATTTTTGTCATCACTCATATAAGCAATATTAATACTTTGATCACTTGCACTGCTAACACTAACATTTTTTGCTGAAGTTAGCTGTTGCACAGTAGTTGTTACATCACTTCCATCAAACTTACTATCATTATTACCATAGCTAGCCATGGCTGCAGTTTCTATTTGTTTTGCAGTATTTACAGCCTTAGCATTTCTAGCCTTTTCCTGATATGCTGAAACCTTAGGTACTAAAAAACCCATTAATATTAAAATTATTGTTATAACCAACATAAGTTCTATTAATGTAAAGCCCTTGCATTTATGAAAATTCTTCATGTTTTATCCCTCCAAAAATCTTTCTATTTTAATTTATTGAATCCATAATATTGAATATTGGAAGAAGAGTTCCTACTACAAACACTCCTATAAAAACAGCTAAAACCAATATTGTTACAGGTTCTATAAAATTTACCATTCTCTTCAATCTATCTTCAACTTCACATTCAAAAATATTTGATATTTTGAATAAAATAGATTCTATGTCGCCGCATTCCTCCCCAATATTTATTAAATTTAGAAAAGTTGAATCTCCTATACCTTGTTTTTTAAAAGAAAAATACATACTCTCCCCTTTTTTTATGTCCTCTATAGAATTAATTATCTTATTTTCTAAAACTTTATTTTGTACTGTACTTAAGCATATATTTAATGATTTTATTATTGGAATACCAGAAGAAATAAGTATAGCTAAAGATTTACTGAACTCATGAAGTAAAAATTTGCTGTAAATAGTACCTATGACAGGTAACCTTATCTTCAAACTATCAAAGTACTCTTTTCCCTTATGAGTTCTACTAAATTTATATAAAATAGAAATAGTCGTAATTAATATTAAATTTATAATAAAAAATTTATCCTTTAAAAAAACAAAAATCCATAAAATTGTAGATGTTAAGATCGGAATGCTTCCTCCTGAATTAGAAAGAATAACCATAAACTCCGGAACTATTTTTATCATTAAGAATATGATTACTATTATGGATGTAATTAAAACCATTATTGGATATGATATTGCAGATTTTATTTTATTAAATATTTTATATCTTTTATCATAATATTCTGATAAATATTTAAGTACTATTTCTAGTTTTCCTGATTCTTCACCAACTTTAATCATTTCTATCATGAATAAAGGATATATATGAGAAAATTTTTTTATACTTTCATATAGTGTTTCTCCTCTTTCAATACTTCTCTGTACCTTATACATACTTTCAGTTATTACTGATTTTCTATTTTGAGTGCACACTATATTAAAAATTTCTGATATTGAAAGCCCTGATTCTATCATTTGGCCTAAATTATTACATAATATACTTATATCTTGTAAATTTACTCTTTGAATAAACACTTTATTTAACAGTTTTTTATTAATTCTATACTTCAATAAGAAGTACCCTTTTTCTCTAAGCATGTTGCTTAAATCTTCTACACTTTCAGTTTTATATTTTCCTTTAATTTTATTTCCCGCTATGTTTATGGCTCTATAACTAATAAATATAACATTCTCCCCCCTTTGCCTTTTAAAGATTTTTTCTCATAAGCTCATCATAGGTTGTTATTCCATTTTTTATAAGCTCTATACAATTATCTTTTATTGACGTTATATATTTATTTAAATTATACTTATCAATATGTTCAATATATTTCTTATTAACAACATTAATATCTTTTAATACTTTAAAGTTTACTATTTCATAAACTACCGTTCTATCTTTATATCCAGTACCTCTACACTTGTAACAACCTATTCCACGATATAACTTATCATCAGAATTTAAATTTAAATACTTTTTTTCAGCCTCTGATGCATAATAAGGCTTTCGACAGTATGGACAAATCTTTCTTACTAATCTTTGCGATATAACTCCAATTAGAGCATCTTCTATAAAATATGAAGGTATTCCCATTTCTAAAAGTCTAAGTATGGATTCAACAGCACTATTAGTATGTAAAGTACTCAAAACTAAATGACCCGTTATTGCTGCTCTTATAGCTATATGTGCAGTTTCCTCATCTCTTATTTCTCCAACCATTATCACATCTGGGTCCTGCCTAAGTATACTTTTAAGTCCTTGTGCAAAGCTAAGTCCTACTTTATTATTTACTTTAACTTGATTTATATTATCCATAATACACTCTACAGGGTCTTCTATACTTGTAATATTTTTTTCACTTTTATTTAAAGTATCAAGCATAGAATATAATGTGGTGGATTTTCCACTTCCAGTTGGTCCAGTTATTAGAATTATGCCGTGAGAATTTTTTAGCATGTTTTTTATAGCTTCAACATCATTTTTTAAAAATCCTAAAGAATCCAATACCTTTATATCATCAGATTTATACAATATTCTTATCACTATTTTTTCCCCTAATATAGTAGGAAGAGTAGAAATTCTAAAATCATAACTTTTATTTTCATAAACATACTTAATTTTGCCATCTTGAGGTATTCTTTTTTCTGAAATATCCATAGAAGCCATTATTTTAAATCTTGTGCACACAAGTGGATATATCTCCTTAGGTATTCTTGTAAAACTACTTATAATACCATCTATTCTAAACCTTACTAAGACATCCCTTTGAAATGGTTCTAAGTGGATGTCACTAGCTTTTTCAGATATAGCCATATTTATTATAGAATTAATAATTTTAACTACTGGTGCTTCTTGTAAACTTTCATCATTTGCAAATTCATATCCGTTTTTTGCATTGTAAAATTTTTTTTCTATTTTAATAGTCTTTATAGCCTTCTCTACACTGCATTTACAATAATAAGCATTTATTGCATCTACTATTTTATTTTTATCTCCGCGAAAAAATTTTACTTCCCTATTGCTTATAAACTTCAACTCATCCTTTAATAAAATATCTGGATCTTCATTAATTACAATATATAGACATTCATTCTGCTCTTTAATGGCTATTAAACAATTTTCTCTAGCAATATTTTCTGGTATTTTCTTTACCATTTCATCTTGAATATTTATATTTTCTAAATCAATATACTCTAACTTTTCACTACTCATAATTAAATTATTTTTAAGCCTCCATTTATCAAATTATTATTTGAAATTATAACCAATTAAGTTAGTTTTAAACACAAATAAGACATACGATTAAATCATATGTCTCTTATTTTACACTACTATAAACACTATAATTACCTTGCTCTGTAGATATTAAATTTACAGAGTTTTCTTTTTCATTATACATATAGACATCTTTCTTGCTATTTTGTTCTAAACTTTCCATACCACAAAAGTATACATTATCATTATTATCTATTGCTACCCCTGCTGACATATCCAAGTTTTTAGGAAAATCATAAGTAAGTCTTTTTAGAGTTAAATCCTTATAAGAAAACACATATAATGCATTTGTTTGACCGCCTTCAGTTCCTAAAATAAAGACTTCTTCATTCTTATAATTTGTAATAGTTTTATATATTTCTGTTAAGTTAACAGCTATACTTTTGGCAGTTTTAGTTCTTATGTCATAATAATATAACTGTTCATTGTCTCCCCTACTACTTAAAATTAAAGTGCCATTTTTCATAGGAGAAAAATATACACAATTTCCATTTATACCATCTAAATAGACGTCCTCTTTATCCTTACTAAAATCATAAATATATATCTTCTGTGAATTTTTTTTTCCCTCCATACTTCCATAATAGAGTATTTTATTTTCATCTATCCATTCATAAAGTTTACCGGATACCAAAACTTTTGATTTTAATTTTAGATATTTA harbors:
- a CDS encoding type II secretion system protein — protein: MNSIRENIKNKIYIKKGFTLIELMLVVSIIGIITSVQAIVMCKYMKVYRQEINSSRESFYINEAFNLIYQEINNEGYVKTENNNVIVIRRYDGRGFNYIRTNRDSDIIISYYSKYYSTTNNILKNIKDFKVEKDRQVLYVSIETRKGNVYKRCFPLKIEEDQKGSS
- a CDS encoding prepilin-type N-terminal cleavage/methylation domain-containing protein; amino-acid sequence: MSILKKKKGFTLIEVLCAITLFSTLFITCLRTELDALTLEKYNKSMKKYLIGMEYIKNNMIYNFTYNDLKNLKDQRKYYCLINTEELDNFKGENFKKLFSKSKPENEPYIVMNIDGDKVYKISLKLYVKILNKERIMKCEFYKGKYKK
- a CDS encoding pilus assembly FimT family protein yields the protein MTKNKVKSKGFTLIELMLVLTIISILLSYSFINLTGLNTLQNDIEGETFGNVMVNFINNSREYCRDNNIRGYIYLDEDRSELTLNCGLEEIHKMKLPDKFILAIGKKGRKMEINSAGKITDPCTIRFKDRRNNHRITVSVGTTYVDFKEEKRIYSH
- a CDS encoding prepilin-type N-terminal cleavage/methylation domain-containing protein; the protein is MKNFHKCKGFTLIELMLVITIILILMGFLVPKVSAYQEKARNAKAVNTAKQIETAAMASYGNNDSKFDGSDVTTTVQQLTSAKNVSVSSASDQSINIAYMSDDKNYSVEINANDSTYIVKYGDKQIFPKN
- a CDS encoding type II secretion system F family protein, with product MKYRINKKLLNKVFIQRVNLQDISILCNNLGQMIESGLSISEIFNIVCTQNRKSVITESMYKVQRSIERGETLYESIKKFSHIYPLFMIEMIKVGEESGKLEIVLKYLSEYYDKRYKIFNKIKSAISYPIMVLITSIIVIIFLMIKIVPEFMVILSNSGGSIPILTSTILWIFVFLKDKFFIINLILITTISILYKFSRTHKGKEYFDSLKIRLPVIGTIYSKFLLHEFSKSLAILISSGIPIIKSLNICLSTVQNKVLENKIINSIEDIKKGESMYFSFKKQGIGDSTFLNLINIGEECGDIESILFKISNIFECEVEDRLKRMVNFIEPVTILVLAVFIGVFVVGTLLPIFNIMDSIN
- a CDS encoding GspE/PulE family protein gives rise to the protein MSSEKLEYIDLENINIQDEMVKKIPENIARENCLIAIKEQNECLYIVINEDPDILLKDELKFISNREVKFFRGDKNKIVDAINAYYCKCSVEKAIKTIKIEKKFYNAKNGYEFANDESLQEAPVVKIINSIINMAISEKASDIHLEPFQRDVLVRFRIDGIISSFTRIPKEIYPLVCTRFKIMASMDISEKRIPQDGKIKYVYENKSYDFRISTLPTILGEKIVIRILYKSDDIKVLDSLGFLKNDVEAIKNMLKNSHGIILITGPTGSGKSTTLYSMLDTLNKSEKNITSIEDPVECIMDNINQVKVNNKVGLSFAQGLKSILRQDPDVIMVGEIRDEETAHIAIRAAITGHLVLSTLHTNSAVESILRLLEMGIPSYFIEDALIGVISQRLVRKICPYCRKPYYASEAEKKYLNLNSDDKLYRGIGCYKCRGTGYKDRTVVYEIVNFKVLKDINVVNKKYIEHIDKYNLNKYITSIKDNCIELIKNGITTYDELMRKNL